A stretch of DNA from Candidatus Rokuibacteriota bacterium:
CCAGCCCGTCGCGCAGGCGCTCCCTCAGCGTCGCGTCGGCGTTGGAGAGGATCCCGACGCGATAGGCCGGCCGCAAGGCTCGAACCAGCGCCAGGTTCTCCGGGATCAGGTGCTGGCGCGCGCGCCAGGCCTCGTGGAGCCTCGGCTGAGGCCGGCCCGCCCGGGCCTCGAGGAGCCGGTGGGCTTCCTCCAGCCAGGCCTGCCGCTCCCCCCGCCCGCGCTCGATCTCGCGCCAGGTCGGGGTGCGGTACAGGGTCTCGAAGAGCGTTCCTCGCTGGAGCCCGTGGGCCTGCTCGAGCTCCGACGCGATGTCCCAGCGCATGTTCCAGAGGACGCCGCCGAAGTCGAGAAGGACGCCGCGGACCGGGATCGTCACGCTCAGTACCGGCGTTCCCGCTCGGCCTCGGAGGGAGCCTGCTTGGGGCGATCGGGACTCACATCCACCCAGCCGCGGGAGCGCATGCAGTCGAAGTCGAGCTGCTTCCCCCGGGTGCATTCGGCCCTGTCGCGCTGGAACTCGGCCATCGTGTAAGGCCGGTCCCCCATCTTTTGCCACTGGCGCTCG
This window harbors:
- a CDS encoding HAD family phosphatase; this encodes MTIPVRGVLLDFGGVLWNMRWDIASELEQAHGLQRGTLFETLYRTPTWREIERGRGERQAWLEEAHRLLEARAGRPQPRLHEAWRARQHLIPENLALVRALRPAYRVGILSNADATLRERLRDGLGIHDLFDAVICSAEVEMAKPDPAIYRLAADRLGLPPEACVFVDDHEPNVAAAEQVGMRARLFRVDRGHALADALAALGVTLPRA